One Clostridium novyi NT genomic window carries:
- a CDS encoding dUTP diphosphatase produces MNLDKLFKLQNTLDERIIKEHNLHGQSLCSKKILALQVEVSELANETRCFKFWSTKEPSPREVILEEYVDCLHFILSLGLEWNYCDIKLNCKNYNSELTEKFNNIYIDINDFIVCPSKDNYKTLFEDFFCLGHDLEFTYEEIEKAYLDKNATNHERQDNGY; encoded by the coding sequence ATGAATCTGGATAAGTTATTTAAATTACAGAATACTCTTGACGAAAGAATTATTAAAGAACATAATCTGCATGGTCAATCTCTTTGCTCGAAAAAAATCCTTGCTCTTCAAGTTGAAGTAAGTGAACTTGCTAACGAAACTCGTTGTTTTAAATTTTGGAGTACTAAAGAACCTTCTCCTAGAGAAGTAATTTTAGAAGAATATGTAGACTGTCTTCATTTTATATTAAGTTTAGGGCTTGAATGGAATTATTGTGACATAAAATTAAACTGTAAAAATTATAATAGCGAATTGACAGAAAAGTTTAACAATATTTACATAGACATAAACGACTTCATTGTTTGCCCATCAAAGGATAATTATAAAACTCTTTTTGAGGACTTTTTCTGTCTAGGACATGATTTAGAATTCACTTATGAGGAAATTGAAAAAGCGTATTTAGATAAAAATGCTACAAATCATGAAAGACAAGATAATGGATATTAG
- a CDS encoding S8 family serine peptidase, with product MFSLKNKVDINLKNAINSKLYKNYRVIIHCKTFEDKIEKKLQRYKCEIIRSIPSIGCICAYVSPSVIERIIEYPQVDYIFFDSYAFLCGNNSILSSNGIFFDINSKLSGKDVCVGIIDSGTYPHADLKKPLDKIANFKDLLNDFNYPYDDNGHGTFVSGLICSNGYSSEGVYKGVAPRSKIYMVKAFNSASRGFISDILFGIDLLINESEEYGIKVICLPFEIVEYNEFVLSLFSRLFDIAVEKNITVVVPSGHNGNVDNSLTGIGLLKNCITVGGLDTTKGKQPYTMSSAGSNTKLEKPDLCAACVDICSLNCDVNYISERNGHKLYPRPLKEPYTFFTGTSCACAYISGICALLYESNPSLTYKDVSSLLKMSCNLLDMPKPIQGCGMVDIHKLFSPK from the coding sequence ATGTTTTCCTTAAAAAATAAGGTAGATATAAACTTAAAAAATGCTATTAATAGTAAACTTTATAAAAACTATAGGGTTATTATTCATTGCAAAACTTTTGAAGACAAAATAGAAAAAAAACTCCAAAGATACAAATGTGAAATAATACGGTCCATTCCATCAATAGGATGTATATGCGCCTACGTTTCTCCTTCTGTTATTGAAAGGATAATAGAATATCCTCAAGTTGATTATATATTCTTTGATAGTTATGCTTTTTTGTGTGGCAATAATAGTATTCTTTCATCCAATGGTATTTTTTTCGATATAAATTCTAAGCTTTCAGGAAAAGATGTATGCGTAGGGATTATTGATAGTGGAACTTATCCTCATGCTGATTTAAAGAAACCTTTAGATAAAATAGCTAATTTTAAAGATTTACTTAATGACTTTAATTATCCATACGACGATAATGGCCATGGTACCTTTGTTAGCGGTCTTATTTGTTCTAATGGCTATAGTTCAGAAGGAGTTTACAAGGGTGTTGCTCCTAGAAGTAAAATATATATGGTAAAAGCATTTAATAGTGCTTCTCGTGGTTTTATATCTGATATTTTATTTGGAATAGATCTTTTAATAAATGAAAGTGAAGAATACGGAATCAAGGTAATATGTCTTCCATTTGAGATTGTAGAATATAATGAATTTGTTTTATCTCTTTTTTCGAGACTTTTTGATATTGCCGTAGAAAAGAATATAACTGTTGTGGTTCCTAGTGGTCACAATGGAAATGTAGATAATTCTCTAACAGGAATAGGTCTTCTTAAAAATTGCATAACAGTAGGTGGACTAGATACAACTAAGGGCAAACAGCCTTATACAATGTCCTCAGCTGGTAGCAATACAAAACTTGAAAAACCAGATCTTTGTGCTGCTTGCGTGGATATTTGTTCTCTAAACTGTGATGTTAATTATATTTCCGAAAGAAATGGACACAAGTTATATCCACGTCCACTTAAAGAACCATATACGTTTTTTACAGGTACTTCTTGTGCATGTGCTTATATATCTGGTATTTGTGCATTACTATATGAGAGTAATCCAAGTTTAACATACAAAGATGTGTCTTCTTTACTTAAAATGTCTTGTAACTTACTTGATATGCCAAAGCCTATTCAAGGATGTGGAATGGTGGATATTCATAAGTTATTTTCACCAAAATAA
- a CDS encoding dicarboxylate/amino acid:cation symporter, translating to MRKIGLLPRLILGILLGILIGYISRSAGVYSVARIFITFTDIFSNFLKFIIPCIIVGFVAPSIADLGNKSGKLLVITTLIAYISTVVSGIMAYFVGNAILPKVIKAASIAEKSSIKLDPYFTIKIDPLMGVMTALVLAFMLGIGMSYIKGKTLLGTMRDFQDIVSLVVKKVVIPFVPLYITGIFVRLTILGEIFKTLKTFSSVYIILLLLQVVYVIIQYGLSWIVSGKNPIKALKNMIPSYFTALGTQSSAAAIPVNLQCVKKNGVSEEITDFVVPLCATIHLAGDTITLVLASMGVMLINGQNPTFTVMISFILMLGVTMVAAPGIPGGGVMAALGLLQDMLMFSTAQQGLMIALHSAQDSFGTATNVIGDGAIAIIVDYIANRKK from the coding sequence ATGAGAAAAATAGGCCTTTTACCAAGGTTAATTTTAGGTATACTCTTAGGTATCCTAATAGGTTATATTTCTAGAAGTGCTGGAGTGTATTCAGTAGCTAGAATATTTATAACTTTCACTGATATATTTTCTAACTTTTTAAAATTTATAATTCCATGTATAATAGTTGGCTTTGTTGCACCGAGCATTGCTGATCTTGGAAATAAGTCAGGTAAATTATTAGTTATAACTACATTAATAGCGTATATATCAACAGTAGTTTCAGGAATAATGGCTTATTTCGTGGGAAATGCAATACTACCAAAGGTTATAAAGGCAGCAAGTATTGCTGAAAAGTCATCAATTAAATTGGATCCATACTTTACTATAAAGATAGATCCTCTAATGGGAGTTATGACAGCGCTTGTTCTTGCATTTATGTTAGGAATAGGAATGTCTTATATAAAGGGAAAAACATTATTAGGTACAATGAGAGACTTTCAGGATATAGTATCTCTTGTAGTAAAGAAAGTTGTAATACCTTTTGTTCCATTATACATAACCGGTATATTTGTAAGATTAACAATCTTAGGAGAAATATTTAAAACATTAAAGACTTTTTCTTCTGTATATATAATATTGTTATTATTACAAGTAGTATATGTAATAATTCAATACGGATTATCATGGATTGTAAGTGGAAAAAATCCGATAAAAGCTCTAAAAAATATGATTCCTTCATATTTTACAGCGCTTGGAACACAATCATCAGCAGCGGCTATTCCAGTAAATTTACAATGTGTAAAGAAAAATGGAGTATCTGAAGAAATAACTGACTTTGTTGTGCCATTATGTGCAACAATTCACTTAGCTGGAGATACAATAACCTTGGTATTAGCGTCTATGGGCGTTATGCTTATAAATGGTCAAAATCCTACGTTTACAGTTATGATATCTTTTATACTAATGCTTGGTGTAACTATGGTGGCAGCGCCAGGAATACCAGGTGGAGGGGTTATGGCAGCACTTGGACTTCTTCAAGATATGTTAATGTTTAGTACAGCCCAACAAGGACTTATGATAGCATTACATTCAGCACAAGATAGTTTTGGTACTGCGACTAACGTAATTGGAGACGGAGCAATAGCAATTATAGTTGATTATATTGCAAATAGAAAAAAGTGA
- a CDS encoding DMT family transporter: MLGFIYSVVAGIFMSIQGVFNTRLGEKIGLWETNTLVQGIGFIITLIIMLFAGEGNIKNITTANKLYLLGAPLGVGITFTVMQGIGKLGPAYATSAILIAQLLFSGIIEGLGLFGSEKIHFGITKILGFIILIIGILVFKWNK, from the coding sequence GTGCTTGGATTTATTTATTCAGTAGTAGCTGGTATTTTCATGAGTATTCAAGGTGTATTCAATACACGTCTTGGTGAAAAAATAGGACTTTGGGAGACTAATACTTTAGTTCAAGGTATCGGATTTATAATAACCTTAATAATTATGTTATTTGCAGGTGAAGGAAATATAAAAAATATTACAACTGCAAACAAGCTTTATTTACTTGGGGCACCGCTTGGTGTAGGTATTACATTTACAGTTATGCAAGGTATCGGAAAACTAGGTCCTGCCTACGCAACATCCGCAATTCTCATTGCACAATTGTTGTTTTCTGGCATAATAGAAGGGTTAGGATTATTTGGTTCTGAAAAAATTCATTTTGGTATTACTAAAATATTAGGTTTTATTATTTTAATCATTGGAATATTGGTTTTTAAGTGGAATAAATAA